The DNA window GCGAATGGTTACCTAAGAGAACCCTGTGGAGGGTAAAACAATGAAAGCAAGATTGCTTATTTATACGCTGTTGAGTGTTGTCCTCTTACATGGATGGTCAGGCGCCAGGGCGCAAACCTACACGGTTACCGACTTCGGCACGCTTGGCGGTACGAAGAGTCAGGCCAACGATATCAACAATCGCAGTCAGGTCGTGGGCAATTCGACCCTCCCTGGGGACACCGTTAGTCGCGCCTTCCTATGGCAAGACGGCGTGCTGGGCGACCTCGGTTCGCTCGGCGGCACGTTCACCACTGCCAACGCGATCAATAATCGCGGCGAAGCCGTTGGAGCATCAGAAACAACCGGCAATACGGCGCGTCATGCGGTTCTGTTCCGCGATGGCGAAACGGTAGATCTCGGCGCACTTCCTGGCAGCCAGTTCGGCACGGCCTTCGGCATTAGCCAGCGTGGCGAAATCTTTGGTGGTTCGACCATCACAGGTAGGGGTCCGTTCTTTCACGCAGTCCAATACAAGGATGGTGAGGTGGTTGACCTCGGCACGCTCGGCGGGCCAAGCAGCTTCGCTGGGTACGCGAATCATCATGGCCAATCGGCTGGAAGAGCGGACATTCCGAGTGGATCCTCGCGAGCGGTTATCTTCGGCGACGGGACGATCACGGATCTCGGAACGCTCCCGGGTGGCACATCTAGCACTGCGAGAGCCATCAACAATCGCGGCCAAGTTTCCGGGATATCGGATACCGCCAACGGCGAGCTTCATGCGTTCCTCTTAAGCGACGGCGTGATGACCGACCTCGGAACGCTCGGAGGCAAATTTAGCGATCCCTTCGGCCATTCGATCAACAATCGCGGTGAAGTTGTTGGCAAGTCGACCACCGCCAGCGGTCAAATGCACGCTTTCCTCTTCGCCGATGGCGTGTTGCGAGACCTCAATGACCTGATTCCCGCGGACTCCGGCTGGGTCCTGACCGCGGCTCAGGCAATAAATGATCATGGGCACATCGTCGGTTTTGGCGCCATCAACGGCCAACCCATGCCTTTCTTCTGACGCCTGATGACGATGACTGAAAGGAGCGAACATGAAGACGAAACACAAGATTCCACTCTGCGTTCATGATCTGGACTTCGGCTTTTCTCACGCTGGCTCTCGTCGATAGATACGCAAGCCGTGGTTTGCTACCCGGCACATAGACGTAAATCACACGCCCCCTAGAAGGGGCTCATTTGGCATTTTGTTTCGGGCCGCTCGCGATCACTCCCGTATCGTCGGCAACCCGGAAACTATCCAGAAACGGGCTTGTGGGAAGTTCTGGGAGGATGGTCGGCTACACGGAAGTTGGAATGTTCTCGTCCTTAGGCGGTTGGCCCACTCTTGTCCCGTTTCGGTTCCCGCATCGGACTTCCCGACATTTCATAAGTGCCATAATGGAAAACGAACAAAGCCTGGGCCGCCCGCCCGGTTGCCACTAGGGAACGGGGACAACGCTTGAATTCTACCTGCATCATCAGCGCACCCTTTTAAAAATCGCAAGACGGTGCGGCACCCGGCCGTCTTCCGCTCCAGACACTGTCATCCCTCACTCCGCAGCGAAGCCGTTTCTCGCGTCGATAATTTCAAGGCGGAGTGGGGGATCTGCTGTTTGTCGGTCGGGGAGCTCACAAAAGCAGATCCCCCGCGCAAAAAGCGCGCGAGGGATGACAGTGCATAAGGAGCGCCATCCCCCTGTCTCCCGGCTCCTGTGAAACACACTGTTCATGCAACCGTGATGCTGCAGAAATGATTCGGGCTTAGCTTCTTCTCGGTTACAAAACTCAGTTTCCCCAAGGAGAAGTGACGATGTCAAAGAAGTTAGCTTCAGTGTCTCTGCTTGGCATGCTGCTTGCTGTTCCGCTTGCTTTCGCCGTAGACGGTGATCGGGACGATGATCGTTCGAAGCACCTCAATGATCGTAAAGGGATTCGCCACGTGTTGCTCATCAGCATCGACGGCATGCACGCAGTGGATTACCAGAATTGCACCAAGGGTGGCTATTGTCCGAATTTGGCGGCGCTCGGCAAAACGGGCGTGAGCTACACAAACACGTCCACTTCCAAGCCGTCAGATTCGTTTCCTGGATTGATGGCGCTGGTCACGGGCGGCACACCGCGTCTGGTGGGTGCTTATTATGACGTTGCTTACGACCGCGTTCTCGCCCCACCGGCTACTACCACTGGAAACGGCAATCTCGCCGGACCCTGTGTTCCCGGCGTGCCCAACGGTACCACCACGGAATATGAAGAAGGCAACGATATCGATCAGAGCCTGCTGAACGGCGGCGCACCCGGAGCCAGCCTGATTGATGGTGGCGTAAATTCTCTCGATCCCACCACATTCCCACGGGATCCGTTTGCCGGATGCTCCCCGGTTTACCCGTGGAATTTCATCCGCGCGAACACGATCTACGGTGTGATCCATAAAGCCGGCGGCTACACCGCCTGGTCGGACAAGCATGCCGTTTATGCAGCGGTTTCGGGACCGACTGGCACCTCTGTCCCCAGCAATGTCGATGATTACTATGCTCCCGACGTCAACTCCAACATTATCGGGCTCTCCGGCTTGACCACAGCCGACGGCCTTGTCTGTTCCGTCGGCGGAAATGCTCCCGACAACAACGGCGGCGCCTGGACCGACAGCTTCCAGAACATCCGCTGCTACGACCAGCTCAAGGTGAACGCCACCCTTCATCAGATCGATGGCAAGACCCACCTTGGCGACAAGAATGCTCCTGTACCGAATATTCTGGGCATGAACTTCCAGGCAGTAAGCGTCGCGCAAAAGCTAATCGAAACCGTCGGTGGAGTGAAGGTGTTCGGCGGCTACCTTGATGCGGCTGCCACTCCCAGTCCCAGTCTCAAGACCAACATTACCTTCGTGGACGATGCCATCGGACAGATGACATCGGAACTGAAAAAGCAAGGGCTGTTGGAGAGCACGTTGTTCATCGTTACGGCCAAGCACGGCCAATCGCCCATCGATCCAACCAAGTTCCAGGAACTCGGCAAGGGCATCACCACTACTCCGGCCACTCTCCTGGCCAACGCGGGATTTTTTCCGCCTCCGCCGATTGGAGGTCAATCGGAGAATCCCAATACGCCAGGTGCAATCGGGCCAACCGAGGACGATATATCCCTGATGTGGCTGGGTACCGGCGCCGATACGAAGGCTGCAGTGGCCCTGCTGCAAGCGAATAGCAGCGCTATTCAGGCCGGCACGATCTTCTCTGGAGACTCATTAGAAGATATGTTCGACAAGCCCGGAATTCCCCCATTCGGCGATCCGCGCACGCCCGACATTATCGTGCAACCGGTCCCCGGCGTGATTTATACCGGGAGTCACAAGAAGCAGGAAGAACACGGAGGGTTTGCTCATGACGACACCAACGTGATGATCCTGCTATCCAATCCCAATTTGGGACCGAAGACGGTGAGCACGTTCGTGGAAACCAGACAGGTTGCTCCTACCATCCTGAAAGCGCTCGGCCTTAATCCCAATCGCCTGGACGCAGTGCGGAAGGAAGGTACGGAGGTCCTACCGGGTGTGGAGTTTTAATTTCAGATAGTCCGCTTCCTGTCATTCAGAGGACGGGTGACCCAGCTTCTCTCCGCAGGCCACCCGTCCGATCTGAGCATCGGCGCATACAGAACCACCTGCCGTCGCGGATGGTACAGTTGGTGTTGGGCCGCCCGCCACTCGTCCACAAATAGATCAGGGTATTCTTGTACTGCTACTACCTTTTTGTGCAGCCCTGATTATTCTTGCCTTGGACGCAAGTGGTGCCACCGGGCCCTTGGGCTACGCCTTTTCCATTCTTGGTCTTGGCTTTGGCACCGTTGGCGGTTTGAGTAGTTGTTACTCCGTTTTGATTCTTCTGGGCGACAGCAGCATTGCCCGTCCTCGGGTTGACGGCAGCGGCAGTCTGGCCATTCTTGCAAACCGTCTCACCGCGCCGGTTCTTGACGCAATCTTGAGAAGCTTGAGCAACGGTGCTCAAAGCAAGAAACACACACCCGATCAACACCAAACTTTTCATTTGCATCCTCATTTATTAAGGTTCTGTTCGACTAGACCGACGTGTCAAAAACGGTCTCCTGCCTCCGGCGGTGATTGAGGAACTCAATACTCACAATAATCTGCACTTACAATAAGTTGCGATTCGGCGTCACGCTACTGGCAGAAAGGGCAGCAGGCGCACACAAGTCGAGCTTCACTATGGGATATCTGATTGGGTTGATATTGGCCTTGACGGTGGCTGGCCTAGCCGCCGTTGTGGGCTTTGACCGCAAGCGTGTGTTCTATCCGACGCTGCTCATCGTAATTGCCTCATACGATGCGTTGTTTGCCGTGATGGGAGCCTCGTACTCCGCAATCTGGAAGCCCAGCGGGCAGGCAGAAGCGCGGTCCATCCACTTCGGTATCCTTCCTTCAAGAAGCGCTTATCATGAAGTAGAAAAGGATCTGCTTGCTTATGCTCTCCCGCTTGCTATGTAGTGCTGTGACTCTGGGAGTCACGGTTTCTCTTCTCTCCTGCACTGCCAATGCGGCTCCGAAAGCGCCGATTCCTGCGCCGACAGCCGACGCTTCGCTCACCGCGACTTCGGGCAAGCAGAGAGCGGTATTCTCTGGCGGCTGTTTTTGGGGAACTCAGTCGGTATTCCAAAGGGTGAAGGGCGTAATCAAGACAACGGCAGGATATG is part of the Terriglobales bacterium genome and encodes:
- a CDS encoding alkaline phosphatase family protein → MSKKLASVSLLGMLLAVPLAFAVDGDRDDDRSKHLNDRKGIRHVLLISIDGMHAVDYQNCTKGGYCPNLAALGKTGVSYTNTSTSKPSDSFPGLMALVTGGTPRLVGAYYDVAYDRVLAPPATTTGNGNLAGPCVPGVPNGTTTEYEEGNDIDQSLLNGGAPGASLIDGGVNSLDPTTFPRDPFAGCSPVYPWNFIRANTIYGVIHKAGGYTAWSDKHAVYAAVSGPTGTSVPSNVDDYYAPDVNSNIIGLSGLTTADGLVCSVGGNAPDNNGGAWTDSFQNIRCYDQLKVNATLHQIDGKTHLGDKNAPVPNILGMNFQAVSVAQKLIETVGGVKVFGGYLDAAATPSPSLKTNITFVDDAIGQMTSELKKQGLLESTLFIVTAKHGQSPIDPTKFQELGKGITTTPATLLANAGFFPPPPIGGQSENPNTPGAIGPTEDDISLMWLGTGADTKAAVALLQANSSAIQAGTIFSGDSLEDMFDKPGIPPFGDPRTPDIIVQPVPGVIYTGSHKKQEEHGGFAHDDTNVMILLSNPNLGPKTVSTFVETRQVAPTILKALGLNPNRLDAVRKEGTEVLPGVEF